From Podospora bellae-mahoneyi strain CBS 112042 chromosome 3, whole genome shotgun sequence, the proteins below share one genomic window:
- the HGT3 gene encoding Ribulose bisphosphate carboxylase large chain (EggNog:ENOG503NWXF; COG:P), with product MTGSSSSIHGLTGKPLIYFTSIFVSLGVFLFGYDQGVMSGIITGPFFKEYFHQPSNAEIATMVAILEIGALISSLCVGHIGDIIGRRKTILYGSMIFFVGGGLQTAATNMVMMMVGRFVAGLGVGMLSTIVPVYQSEISPPHNRGKLACIEFTGNIVGYTTSVWVDYFCGFIESNTSWRLPLMMQCIMGGLLGLGSLIIVESPRWLLDHDHDEEGIVVIANLYGGGDIHDPRAREEFRDIKMDVLLQRQEGERTYSEMFKRYGRRVFIAMSAQALAQLNGINVISYYAPMVFESAGWVGHDAILMAGFNGITYLLSTIPPWYMVDRWGRRPILLSGAVMMVLSLSSISYFLYIDVPSTPTMVVIMVMIYNAAFGYSWGPIPWLYPPEILPLKIRSKGASLSTATNWACNWLVGQMTPILQDWIHWRLYLVHAFWCAVSFVVVYFIYPETRGVRLEDMDALFGDATRALGTPAGSTPALHAESDPLVRSGSPIPPLDIRGRALPARFGPGSAIPGLNIDPPTSVGDPKAQSSRQQSRGGLGGWLSRLMGRDGSSPSGQYAPIDQRGD from the exons ATGACGGGCAGCTCGAGTTCCATCCACGGCCTGACGGGCAAGCCGTTGATTTATTTTACTTCTATTTTCGTTTCTTTAGGCGTGTTTCTCTTCGGATATGATCAGGGTGTGATGTCGGGGATCATCACCGGTCCCTTTTTCAAGGAGTATTTCCACCAACCTTCCAATGCAGAAATAGCAACAATGGTTGCTATCTTGGAAATTGGTGCATTAATATCGTCCCTCTGTGTTGGGCATATTGGAGATATTATCGGGAGAAGAAAAACGATTCTGTATGGATCAATGATCTTCTTCGTTGGAGGTGGGCTGCAAACAGCCGCGACGAACAtggtcatgatgatggttggtAGGTTTGTGGCTGGTTTGGGAGTTGGCATGCTCTCAACTATCGTCCCGGTATATCAGTCTGAAATCTCACCTCCACACAACCGTGGAAAGCTCGCCTGCATTGAGTTTACCGGCAATATTGTTGGTTACACGACCTCGGTGTGGGTGGATTATTTCTGTGGCTTCATTGAGAGCAACACCTCATGGAGGCTGCCCTTGATGATGCAATGCATTATGGGAGGTCTTCTTGGTTTGGGTAGTCTGATTATCGTCGAATCGCCCAG ATGGCTCCTGGACCACGACCATGACGAGGAAGGTATCGTGGTTATTGCCAACCTGTACGGTGGCGGTGACATTCACGATCCCCGCGCTCGCGAGGAATTCCGCGACATTAAGATGGACGTTCTCCTCCAACGGCAGGAAGGCGAGCGCACATATTCCGAGATGTTCAAGCGGTATGGCAGGCGAGTCTTTATCGCCATGTCAGCACAGGCTCTGGCCCAGCTCAACGGTATCAACGTTATCTCATACTACGCGCCGATGGTGTTCGAGTCAGCTGGTTGGGTTGGTCACGACGCTATTCTAATGGCCGGGTTCAACGGTATCACATACCTACTGTCGACAATCCCGCCATGGTACATGGTGGACCGGTGGGGCCGGAGGCCTATCCTGCTGTCCGGTGCTGTTATGATGGTCCTCTCGCTGTCATCCATTTCGTACTTTTTGTACATCGACGTGCCATCGACGCCAACAATGGTTGTCATCATGGTCATGATCTACAATGCTGCGTTCGGATACTCATGGGGACCTATTCCCTGGCTCTACCCCCCGGAGATTCTCCCTCTCAAGATTCGCTCCAAGGGTGCCAGTCTGTCAACAGCCACGAACTGGGCTTGCAACTGGTTGGTGGGTCAGATGACACCCATTCTCCAAGACTGGATTCACTGGAGGTTGTACCTTGTCCATGCATTCTGGTGTGCCGTCAGCTTCGTTGTTG TATACTTTATCTACCCAGAAACCCGTGGTGTCCGTCTCGAGGACATGGACGCCCTCTTTGGCGACGCCACTCGCGCGCTGGGCACACCTGCTGGTTCAACGCCAGCCTTGCACGCCGAGTCCGATCCGCTCGTGCGCTCCGGGTCGCCCATTCCGCCCCTTGACATCAGAGGCCGCGCCTTGCCGGCGAGATTTGGACCGGGAAGTGCGATTCCAGGACTGAACATCGATCCACCAACGTCGGTCGGTGATCCCAAGGCCCAGTCCTCCAGGCAACAAAGTAGAGGAGGTTTGGGCGGTTGGTTGTCAAGGCTTATGGGCCGTGATGGCTCGAGTCCTAGCGGACAGTACGCTCCTATCGATCAAAGGGGTGATTAG
- a CDS encoding hypothetical protein (EggNog:ENOG503NXHZ; COG:S): MGSTKFGNFEDFCRDTTLPVCNVLSKTHNQDGDWGGCKLRGITLPGEDRYLGNLGSILLAGIAILVTISLILKSERKRAAVGRREMQVFLVGYLLVSIAEIFSIGEFPLNDQVRVVFSAIHIGAIAATTWLLFINGIVGYQLMDDGTILSLALTIGSALAWLIGVGYIALDTGYQWTTQWQGSLDPPNRSIALYVTYLLLPLVWVVFFVVLELVLVIKVLGETRPLLFLGAAALSFAVGQIFNFVVSPYICNGTSGAIDGSLFQTLFTLVAVTVVWFFWSSITEDDWPIQPTQYP; the protein is encoded by the exons atGGGGTCAACAAAATTTGGCAACTTCGAG GACTTTTGTCGTGACACAACTCTTCCAGTCTGCAAT GTTCTCTCAAAAACCCATAATCAGGATGGAGATTGGGGCGGATGCAAGTTGAGAGGCATTACGCTGCCAGGCGAAGATAGATACCTCGGTAACTTGG GATCGATTCTGCTTGCGGGAATTGCTATTCTTGTCACCATCTCTCTTATTCTTAAGtcggaaagaaaaagggcagCTGTCGGACGAAG GGAAATGCAAGTGTTTTTGGTCGGTTATCTGCTTGTGTCTATTGCGGAGATTTTCTCGATAGGAGAATTCCCCTTGAACGACCAAGTACGAGTGGTTTTCAGCGCTATCCACATTGGTGCTATCGCGGCGACAACATGGCTGCTTTTCATCAACGGTATTGTGGGTTACCAGCTGATGGATGACGGCACGATTCTCTCCCTCGCACTCACCATCGGCTCGGCACTTGCATGGCTCATTGGTGTTGGATACATCGCCCTCGACACCGGTTACCAGTGGACTACCCAATGGCAGGGCAGCCTTGATCCTCCCAACCGCAGCATTGCGCTCTACGTCACctacctcctcctgcccctgGTTTGGGTTGTCTTTTTTGTCGTCCTGgagctcgtcctcgtcatcaagGTGCTCGGCGAGACGAGGCCGTTGCTGTTCCTGGGCGCGGCAGCTCTCAGCTTCGCCGTGGGTCAAATCTTCAACTTTGTTGTCAGCCCCTACATTTGCAACGGCACGTCAGGCGCCATCGATGGTTCTCTGTTTCAGACATTATTCACCTTGGTTGCGGTTACGGTGGTGTGGTTCTTTTGGTCTAGCATCACGGAGGACGACTGGCCTATTCAGCCGACGCAATACCCATAA
- a CDS encoding hypothetical protein (COG:P; EggNog:ENOG503P0XH) encodes MTSTTTPSLPRLPDEIHPHQEESDTHQQPNENEPLLGRPGDAIQRPNAPMYRNLYLGTGILSQTGLLLLLLSILIPLLTHHPLLPLLVPHPILQLTGLLVATEAILLLQPTTKSLPLAKTRAAKFHAWLHLLSFLLFLSGTVIIETNKHANKLPHFHSVHAYLGVATVSLLGLQYLFGFTIYVTPSVWGGEEKAKKVWKWHRYLGYGVLLMILATTGSAAWTDYVKGQLGVSRVGVVLGVVLVAGGVFPRIQLGKLGLREY; translated from the exons ATGacctccacaaccaccccttccctcccgcGCTTGCCGGACGAGATACACCCTCACCAGGAAGAATCTGAcacccatcaacaaccaaacGAAAACGAACCCCTCCTAGGCCGACCAGGCGACGCAATCCAACGCCCCAACGCCCCCATGTACCGCAACCTCTATCTCG GAACCggcatcctctcccaaaccggcctcctcctcctcctcctctcaatcctcatccccctcctaacccaccacccccttttaCCTCTCTTAGTGCCCCACCCAATCCTCCAActcaccggcctcctcgTCGCAACAGAAgcaatcctcctcctccaaccaacaacaaaatcCCTCCCCCTAGCCAAAACCCGCGCGGCCAAATTCCACGCCTGGCTTCACCTTTTATCCTTTTTGCTCTTCCTATCAGGAACTGTTATAATcgaaacaaacaaacacgCCAACAAACTGCCTCACTTCCACTCTGTGCACGCTTATTTGGGGGTTGCGACAGTCTCGTTGCTGGGACTGCAGTATCTGTTTGGTTTCACGATTTATGTCACGCCCAGTgtgtggggaggggaggagaaggcaaagaaggtCTGGAAGTGGCATCGGTATCTTGGGTATGGGGTTTTGCTGATGATTCTGGCGACTACGGGGAGCGCGGCGTGGACGGATTATGTAAAGGGGCAGTTGGGGGTGTCGAGAGTGggagtggtgttgggggttgtgttgGTTGCGGGGGGCGTGTTTCCTAGGATTCAgctggggaagttggggttgagggagtattga
- the DAL2 gene encoding Allantoicase (EggNog:ENOG503NWKI; COG:F), producing MADDYGYATEAVPATSVSAEYIDKTLKSTAIDLVSATLGGEVLGFSDQWFADAANLINPLPPVRKPGKMVYTGAWYDGWETRRHNTEPFDWVVIRLGVSSGTVEGIEVDTAYFNGNHAPAISVEGCFSQNNEEVLSWKGGRGGWETILGLQECGPSQRFGWKLENPTNKQYTHVRLNMYPDGGIARFRLFGHAVPVFPEDTNAIIDLAAAQNGGVAVSCSDEHFGTKDNLILPGRGKDMGDGWETARSRGKGHIDWTIIKLGAPAYIQNFLVDTAHFRGNYPQRVELEAIEWKGDGELGPDAEGWVKVAEPIKTGPDAEHPVDSLVKDKVFTHVKLIIVPDGGVKRVRVFAKRAV from the exons ATGGCTGATGATTACGGATACGCTACCGAGGCCGTCCCGGCCACTTCGGTCTCTGCCGAATACATCGACAAGACCTTGAAGTCAACCGCCATTG ATTTGGTCTCAGCCACTCTTGGAGGTGAAGTTCTTGGCTTCTCAGACCAATGGTTTGCTGATGCTGCCAACTTGATCAACCCACTTCCCCCAGTTAGAAAACCGGGGAAGATGGTTTACACCGGTGCCTGGTATGACGGCTGGGAGACCAGAAGACACAACACTGAGCCCTTCGATTGGGTGGTGATCCGCCTGGGAGTTAGCTCTGGTACTGTCGAGGGCATTGAAGTCGACACTGCCTACTTCAACGGCAACCACGCCCCTGCCATCTCAGTGGAGGGCTGCTTCAGCCAAAACAACGAGGAGGTCCTCTCATGGAAGGGAggccgtggtggttgggagaCTATTCTCGGGCTTCAGGAGTGCGGCCCCAGCCAGAGATTTgggtggaagttggagaATCCCACCAACAAGCAATACACACACGTCCGTTTGAACATGTACCCGGACGGTGGTATCGCCAGATTCCGCCTCTTTGGTCATGCCGTTCCCGTCTTTCCAGAGGATACTAATGCCATCATCGACTTGGCTGCGGCCCAAAACGGAGGTGTTGCTGTCTCGTGCAGTGATGAGCACTTTGGAACCAAGGACAACCTGATCCTGCCTGGCAGAGGCAAGGATATGGGAGACGGCTGGGAGACAGCTCGGTCTCGTGGTAAGGGTCATATTGATTGGACCATTATCAAGCTTGGAGCGCCGGCTTACATCCAGAATTTCCTTGTTGACACGGCTCACTTCCGAGGAAACTACCCTCAAAGGGTTGAGCTTGAAGCTATCGAGTGgaagggagatggtgaactCGGGCCCGATGCTGAGGGTTGGGTGAAGGTAGCAGAGCCGATCAAGACTGGCCCAGATGCTGAACACCCAGTAGACAGCTtggtcaaggacaaggtgTTTACCCACGTCAAGCTCATCATTGTGCCTGACGGAGGCGTGAAGCGTGTCAGAGTGTTTGCGAAGCGTGCCGTTTGA